A portion of the Luxibacter massiliensis genome contains these proteins:
- a CDS encoding DNA-directed RNA polymerase subunit alpha, with product MFDFNKPNIEITEISEDKKYGRFVVEPLERGYGTTLGNSLRRIMLSSLPGAAISSVKIDGVLHEFSSIPGVKEDVTEIIMNLKALAIKNTSESDEVKTAYIEFEGEGVVTGADIQADSDIEIMNPDQVIATLSGGKDSKLYMELTITKGRGYVSADKNKNEDLPIGVIPIDSIYTPVERVNLTVENTRVGQITDYDKLTLDVWTKGTLLPDEAVSLAAKVLSEHLKLFIDLSEVAQAAEVMIEKEDDEKEKVLEMSIDELELSVRSYNCLKRAGINTVEELTNKTPEDMMKVRNLGRKSLEEVLAKLKELDLELNQGDE from the coding sequence GTGTTTGATTTTAATAAACCTAATATTGAAATTACAGAAATTTCAGAAGATAAAAAATATGGAAGATTTGTTGTGGAGCCTCTGGAGAGAGGATATGGGACAACGCTGGGGAACTCCCTGAGAAGAATTATGCTTTCTTCTCTTCCGGGAGCTGCCATCAGTTCTGTTAAGATTGACGGGGTTCTGCATGAGTTCAGTTCCATACCAGGTGTAAAAGAAGATGTTACCGAGATTATCATGAATTTAAAAGCATTGGCAATCAAGAATACATCTGAATCAGACGAAGTAAAGACTGCATATATCGAATTTGAAGGTGAAGGCGTTGTAACAGGTGCTGACATCCAGGCGGATTCCGATATCGAGATTATGAATCCTGATCAGGTTATTGCTACATTAAGCGGCGGTAAGGACAGCAAGCTGTACATGGAGCTTACCATCACAAAGGGCAGAGGATACGTAAGCGCAGACAAAAACAAAAACGAAGACTTACCGATTGGCGTAATACCAATTGATTCTATTTATACACCGGTTGAGCGTGTGAATCTAACTGTTGAAAACACACGTGTCGGCCAGATTACTGATTATGATAAACTTACATTAGATGTATGGACAAAGGGAACTTTGCTTCCAGATGAGGCTGTCAGCCTTGCTGCCAAAGTGCTCAGTGAACATCTCAAGCTGTTTATTGATTTGTCAGAGGTTGCACAGGCTGCTGAAGTCATGATTGAGAAAGAAGATGACGAGAAAGAAAAGGTTCTGGAGATGAGCATTGATGAACTGGAGTTGTCCGTCCGTTCATACAACTGTTTAAAGAGAGCTGGTATTAATACAGTGGAGGAACTTACTAACAAGACCCCTGAGGATATGATGAAAGTCCGTAATCTTGGGCGTAAGTCTCTGGAAGAAGTACTGGCGAAGCTCAAAGAACTGGATCTTGAGCTGAATCAGGGCGATGAATAA
- the rpsD gene encoding 30S ribosomal protein S4 produces the protein MAVNRVPVLKRCRSLGMDPIYLGINKKSNRQLKRANRKMSEYGLQLREKQKAKFIYGVLEKPFRNYYAKAKQMEGMTGENLMVLLESRLDNIMFRMGFARTRKEARQIVGHKHVLVNGKQVKIPSYLIKAGDTVEIKEKHKGSQRYKDILEMTGGNMIPDWLEVDAENLKGTVKELPSREAIDVPVDEMLIVELYSK, from the coding sequence TGGCAGTAAATAGAGTTCCAGTTCTTAAAAGATGCCGTTCATTAGGTATGGACCCAATCTATTTAGGAATTAACAAAAAATCTAACAGACAGTTAAAAAGAGCCAATAGAAAAATGAGCGAATATGGCCTTCAGCTGCGCGAGAAGCAGAAAGCTAAGTTTATTTACGGCGTGCTGGAGAAGCCTTTCAGAAATTATTATGCAAAGGCAAAACAGATGGAAGGAATGACAGGTGAGAACCTGATGGTTCTCCTGGAATCCAGACTGGACAATATTATGTTCCGTATGGGATTTGCAAGGACAAGAAAAGAGGCAAGGCAGATTGTTGGCCATAAGCATGTCCTTGTAAATGGAAAACAGGTAAAAATCCCATCTTACCTGATTAAAGCTGGTGATACTGTTGAAATCAAAGAGAAGCACAAAGGAAGCCAGAGATATAAAGATATCCTGGAGATGACAGGTGGAAACATGATCCCTGACTGGCTGGAAGTAGACGCAGAGAACCTGAAAGGCACAGTAAAAGAACTTCCCTCCAGAGAGGCAATTGATGTTCCAGTTGATGAGATGTTAATCGTCGAGTTGTATTCTAAATAA